The proteins below come from a single Crateriforma spongiae genomic window:
- a CDS encoding galactose-1-phosphate uridylyltransferase: MPPSSSTSYAFRGVDTHSRFDALSGQWVLFAPDRQNRPCDFVERPHELADASGCPFCAGNESTTPPSVFSIPAADIDLGIDGPLDSPVDGDVLDTDPTADWAVRVVPNKYPAVGRHQSSVQVRHLLPAADVSWPACGVSIAGGHEVIIESPRHIESITQLDSEHAGQIFLAFKQRFLAWRADPAIRYMLVFKNVGRQAGASLHHSHSQLIAFNQVPTETARTLRRKMTHYAKTGCCLQCDMIRSEMKSMERVIARTDHLVAYCPFASAFAMQVRITTTQHADRFENLSDALVMEVGRLTRRVTSWLERWRPGIAYNYLLHTRPPHWDGAEEAFHWALDIIPRTSFIAGLELGCGTMMNTMLPEEAASVYQRLAKRDSLRSV, from the coding sequence GTGCCCCCTTCTTCGTCGACCTCTTACGCCTTTCGTGGCGTCGACACGCATTCGCGATTTGATGCGTTGTCGGGACAATGGGTCCTGTTCGCACCGGACCGACAGAACCGGCCCTGTGATTTTGTCGAGCGTCCGCACGAACTAGCCGATGCATCGGGGTGCCCGTTTTGTGCGGGCAATGAATCGACCACACCGCCGTCTGTTTTTTCGATCCCCGCGGCGGACATTGACTTGGGGATCGACGGTCCACTGGATTCTCCGGTGGATGGTGATGTGTTGGATACTGATCCCACCGCGGATTGGGCCGTGCGCGTCGTGCCGAACAAATACCCTGCGGTTGGGCGTCATCAAAGTTCGGTCCAGGTTCGACACTTGTTGCCCGCAGCGGATGTCAGTTGGCCTGCCTGTGGTGTGTCCATTGCCGGTGGCCATGAAGTCATCATCGAATCGCCGCGACACATCGAATCAATCACCCAACTGGATTCCGAGCACGCCGGACAGATCTTTTTAGCGTTCAAGCAGCGGTTCTTGGCTTGGCGGGCGGATCCGGCGATCCGGTACATGTTGGTTTTCAAGAACGTCGGCCGCCAAGCCGGCGCATCGTTGCACCACAGCCACAGCCAGCTGATCGCCTTCAATCAGGTGCCTACCGAAACCGCACGCACCTTGCGGCGTAAGATGACGCACTACGCGAAGACCGGATGCTGTCTTCAGTGCGACATGATCCGCAGCGAAATGAAATCAATGGAGCGTGTGATTGCACGCACCGATCACTTGGTCGCCTACTGTCCCTTCGCCAGTGCATTTGCGATGCAGGTGCGGATCACCACCACCCAGCATGCCGACCGTTTCGAAAACTTGAGCGATGCGTTGGTGATGGAAGTCGGTCGTCTGACGCGGCGTGTCACCAGCTGGCTGGAACGGTGGCGGCCCGGCATCGCTTACAACTACCTGCTGCACACTCGCCCACCCCACTGGGATGGCGCCGAAGAAGCATTCCACTGGGCGTTGGACATCATTCCCCGCACCAGTTTCATTGCCGGCTTGGAACTGGGCTGTGGCACGATGATGAACACCATGTTGCCCGAAGAAGCGGCCAGCGTTTATCAGCGTCTGGCCAAACGCGACAGCCTGCGGTCGGTCTAG
- the glgA gene encoding glycogen synthase GlgA: protein MNIVYLTTEAVPFAKTGGLADVCGALPSRVAAKGHRCAIVMPAFRSIRQCGLPIETTDISFALPMGPKSLVGGRLLKSQLPGSGIAGADVPVWFIDQPKYFDRESLYGTAAGDYPDNAERFAFFCRAALAALSRIGWSLDVVHCNDWQTGLVPALMRAGQGSAGHEPMPWTSRTATVFTIHNLAYQGSFDADAYPFTGLDWAQFQPESFEFFGRLNFMKAGIVTADAVTTVSPRYAKEIRTPEHGRGLDEVLRGIDDRVSGIINGIDGRVWEPTTDPMIPHNYGVEDWAEGKWQNKWSLQQQFGLFEDRDLPLIGLVGRLADQKGWDLILPVLKQHLAEDRPTQWIVLGSGDPAIEVELQRLHAAYPGRFALHIGFSNELAHRIEAGSDLFLMPSHYEPCGLNQLYSLRYGTVPIVTPTGGLADTVVDASEATLRDGTATGFHVGEFEPWALDQAIGRALHMRYHEPENWKNIVETGMKQDWSWRKSADRYVELYERLISLNRKGQ, encoded by the coding sequence TTGAACATTGTCTACCTGACCACCGAAGCCGTGCCGTTTGCCAAGACCGGCGGTCTGGCCGACGTGTGTGGTGCCCTGCCTTCCCGCGTTGCCGCCAAAGGCCACCGCTGTGCGATCGTGATGCCTGCTTTTCGATCCATCCGTCAGTGCGGATTGCCGATCGAAACGACCGACATCAGCTTTGCCTTGCCGATGGGGCCAAAGTCGCTGGTGGGGGGACGTCTGCTGAAAAGCCAGTTGCCTGGATCGGGAATCGCTGGCGCCGACGTCCCGGTCTGGTTCATCGACCAGCCCAAGTATTTCGACCGCGAATCTCTGTACGGAACGGCGGCCGGTGATTATCCGGACAACGCCGAACGGTTCGCGTTCTTTTGCCGCGCGGCACTCGCGGCACTCTCTCGCATCGGCTGGTCGTTGGATGTGGTGCACTGCAACGACTGGCAAACCGGGTTGGTTCCCGCGTTGATGCGGGCGGGACAAGGCTCCGCCGGCCATGAGCCGATGCCCTGGACGTCGCGCACCGCCACCGTTTTTACGATTCACAATCTGGCCTACCAAGGCAGCTTTGACGCCGACGCGTATCCGTTCACCGGTTTGGATTGGGCCCAGTTCCAGCCCGAGTCGTTCGAATTCTTTGGGCGGCTGAATTTTATGAAAGCCGGGATCGTGACCGCCGACGCTGTGACCACGGTCAGCCCCCGGTACGCGAAAGAGATTCGCACGCCCGAGCATGGTCGCGGGTTGGATGAGGTTCTGCGTGGGATCGACGATCGTGTTTCGGGAATCATCAACGGCATCGACGGTCGTGTCTGGGAACCGACGACCGATCCGATGATTCCGCACAACTATGGCGTCGAAGATTGGGCCGAAGGCAAGTGGCAGAACAAATGGTCGTTGCAGCAGCAGTTCGGGCTGTTCGAAGACCGCGATCTGCCGCTGATCGGCTTGGTCGGACGCTTGGCCGATCAGAAAGGTTGGGATCTGATCTTGCCGGTGTTGAAGCAACACTTGGCCGAAGACCGACCGACCCAGTGGATTGTCTTGGGCAGCGGAGATCCGGCGATCGAAGTCGAACTGCAGCGACTGCACGCGGCTTACCCCGGCCGTTTTGCACTGCACATCGGGTTCAGCAATGAATTGGCACACCGGATCGAAGCGGGTTCGGATTTGTTTTTGATGCCCAGTCACTATGAACCATGTGGTTTGAATCAGCTTTACAGTCTGCGTTATGGCACGGTTCCCATCGTTACGCCGACCGGCGGACTGGCCGACACGGTGGTCGATGCCAGTGAAGCAACGCTGCGCGATGGCACCGCAACGGGCTTTCATGTCGGCGAGTTTGAACCCTGGGCGCTTGATCAGGCGATCGGACGCGCGCTGCACATGCGCTATCACGAACCAGAAAATTGGAAAAATATTGTCGAGACCGGGATGAAACAGGATTGGTCCTGGAGGAAGAGTGCCGACCGGTACGTCGAGCTTTACGAACGCCTAATTTCCCTAAACCGCAAAGGCCAGTGA